From a single Gemmatimonadota bacterium genomic region:
- a CDS encoding WYL domain-containing protein, which yields MADTPTKLQRWLDMIAYLASRHFPAPVDEVWANVPAYTPGLEGSSKDKQSIRRMFERDKDELRDLGIPIETVTYTISHGAEELQGYRLAKKNFHLPYLRLVSEAGAADLLPSGSPSDFEITEDEAGAALDGLQQVASLPAFPLAREARSAFRKLAFDLDVELLDPTAVLQVEEPEAIASSGTLKALSKALLARKVVAFEYHTMTRDSSERRSVRPLGLFFQHGRWYLVGHDEARDEVRMFRVSRMRGATANRSSPGTPDYEIPPDFRLEHFVGRSAWELGGDPEESLEATVRFQFPRSLWAERNGHGRLVTEHEDGAQVRSFDIHRRDPFLRWLLSMAGDATVEGPESLRSEFRAMASRVIERHGGGGDGDA from the coding sequence ATGGCCGACACACCCACCAAACTCCAGCGCTGGCTCGACATGATCGCGTACCTGGCGAGCCGTCACTTCCCCGCGCCGGTCGATGAGGTCTGGGCCAACGTGCCGGCCTACACACCTGGGCTGGAGGGGTCGTCGAAGGACAAGCAGTCGATCCGCCGCATGTTCGAGCGCGACAAGGACGAGCTGAGGGATCTGGGGATCCCGATCGAGACGGTCACCTACACGATCAGCCACGGTGCCGAGGAGCTGCAGGGGTACCGGCTCGCCAAGAAGAACTTCCACCTGCCCTACCTGAGGCTCGTCTCGGAGGCCGGAGCAGCGGACCTGCTTCCGTCGGGCTCCCCGTCGGACTTCGAGATCACCGAGGACGAGGCGGGCGCGGCACTCGACGGCCTGCAACAGGTGGCCTCGCTCCCAGCGTTCCCCCTGGCGAGAGAAGCGCGCTCCGCGTTCCGGAAGCTGGCGTTCGACCTGGATGTGGAACTGCTCGACCCAACCGCGGTCCTGCAGGTCGAGGAGCCCGAAGCGATCGCGTCCTCGGGCACGCTGAAGGCGCTCTCAAAGGCTCTACTGGCTCGCAAGGTGGTGGCCTTCGAGTACCACACGATGACGCGCGACTCGAGTGAGCGACGCTCGGTCCGGCCCCTTGGACTCTTCTTCCAGCATGGGCGATGGTACCTGGTAGGCCACGACGAGGCGCGGGACGAGGTTCGCATGTTCCGCGTGAGCCGCATGCGGGGCGCCACAGCCAACCGGTCGAGTCCGGGCACGCCCGACTACGAAATCCCCCCCGACTTCAGGCTCGAGCACTTCGTGGGCCGTAGCGCATGGGAGCTGGGCGGCGACCCGGAAGAATCGCTCGAAGCGACTGTGCGTTTCCAGTTCCCGCGCTCTCTCTGGGCGGAACGCAACGGCCACGGCCGTCTCGTGACCGAGCACGAGGACGGCGCTCAGGTACGCTCCTTCGACATTCATCGACGCGACCCGTTTCTCCGCTGGCTCCTGAGCATGGCGGGTGATGCGACCGTCGAAGGCCCCGAATCGCTTCGGAGTGAGTTCCGAGCGATGGCCTCACGCGTGATCGAACGACACGGAGGGGGTGGGGATGGGGATGCCTGA